One Mytilus trossulus isolate FHL-02 chromosome 5, PNRI_Mtr1.1.1.hap1, whole genome shotgun sequence DNA segment encodes these proteins:
- the LOC134717991 gene encoding uncharacterized protein LOC134717991, whose amino-acid sequence MYPKKQQGEVSEADQHELTVVPAVVTADDVDTSGDMGDKPTDGVAFTLGDWYKKWSRLLNRNNYEVNKNTRVCSNHFEYGQPRELSPHPKLHMKGYEITTPRRLLMRKTEVHSKPVASKSRKKLSELVDSENVSLTTNICTDSSTCNISDDIIDENEISKESLSAEIQFLKIQLAEKDHQLSSAKEKIKDLEKKNSFGIISIKHSDNLIRLHTGLASYSLFCWLLDEVRVPASNMKYYKEVQTERPSLDSTNSALYSNYKSRHTYKVLVACTPGGTVSFVSHATGGDMSDVELVRRCGILDLFEKGDKVMADKGFNNKDDFLLGDVELIIPAFARKNIQFRESKNISNTEISNARIHVERVIGRMKDFKILQGPIPLILSDVVDNIVFVCGCLVNLSVKGSSLHSQLQIEHTTAGLEEGFLISKHPRPQQSHIIKLSGVAANQGFSLQM is encoded by the exons ATGTACCCGAAGAAACAACAGGGGGAAGTGTCAGAAGCCGATCAACATGAACTTACGGTAGTGCCGGCAGTGGTTACAGCAGACGACGTAGACACAAGTGGTGATATGGGTGATAAACCTACTGATGGAGTTGCTT tcacccttggggattgGTACAAAAAGTGGAGCAGATTACTTAACAGGAACAACTATGAAGTGAACAAAAATACACGAGTGTGTTCAAATCATTTTGAATATGGTCAGCCACGCGAGTTATCACCACATCCCAAACTTCATATGAAAGGGTATGAAATTACAACTCCTAGACGGCTTCTAATGAGAAAAACTGAAGTGCATTCAAAACCTGTGGCTTCAAAAAGCAGGAAAAAACTTTCAGAACTTGTAGACTCGGAAAATGTAAGTCTGACAACAAATATATGTACGGATTcaagtacatgtaatatatCTGATGATATAATTGATGAGaatgaaatatcaaaagaaagtcTGAGTGCAGAAATACAATTCCTGAAAATCCAGCTGGCTGAAAAAGACCACCAGCTTTCCAGtgcaaaagaaaaaattaaggatcttgaaaaaaaaaattcatttggTATAATCAGCATTAAACATTCGGATAATCTTATAAGGCTACATACAGGATTAGCGTCATATTCCTTATTTTGTTGGTTACTTGATGAAGTTAGGGTACCAGCTTCAAATATGAAGTATTACAAAG AGGTACAGACAGAGAGGCCATCCTTGGACAGCACTAATTCTGCTTTATATTCTAACTACAAGTCCAGACACACATACAAAGTTTTAGTTGCATGTACTCCAGGGGGTACAGTCTCATTTGTATCGCATGCAACAGGTGGTGACATGTCAGATGTTGAACTTGTTAGAAGATGTGGcattttagatttatttgaaaaaggtGATAAAGTTATGGCAGATAAGGGCTTTAATAATAAAGATGACTTTCTACTAGGAGATGTTGAACTAATAATTCCAGCATTTGCAAGAAAAAACATTCAGTTTAGGGAATCCAAAAATATCAGCAATACTGAAATTTCAAATGCTCGGATTCATGTTGAGCGTGTTATTGGACGaatgaaagattttaaaatcTTGCAAGGACCAATTCCATTGATTTTAAGTGATGTAGTTgacaatattgtttttgtatgtggTTGTCTGGTAAACCTGTCTG TCAAAGGCTCGTCTTTACATTCACAGCTGCAGATTGAACATACAACAGCTGGATTAGAAGAAG gatttttaatttctaaacatCCAAG